CCGGATTGGGGTGAAGGAGCATTGGGGCCCGGTGGCCCAACTGAATTACGCGGTGGGCCAGTTCATTGAATGGCGCAAAACCTCCGGCCTGTCTCCCAAGGAGAGCTGCCGGACCTTCGGCATTGCCTATGAAAACCCGGAGACGGTGGAACCGGCCCGCTTCCATTTCGAGGTGGGGGGCGAAGTCCATGGGGCCATTCCCCCCAATCCCCAGGGGGTGGTCGGCAAGCTCATTCCCGGCGGGCGCTGCGCCAAGGTGCGCCATTTCGGCTCCCATGACCGGATCGGCGACAGCATCTATCCCCTGTATCGGGACTGGTTGCCCGGGAGCGGGGCGGAGCTGCGGGACTTCCCCCTCTTTTTCCACTACCTCAACCTGATCCCGGAAACCCCGGAAGGAGAGCTGATCACGGACATTTATCTGCCCCTGGTCTAGGCGCTTTGCCCGTTTCCAGAAGGGCGGGCGGTGATCCGAAAGCCCCGGCGCCATGCTTGGCCCCGGGGCTTTTTGTTATCCGAAGGTCTGGGGCCGCCCCGGCGAGCGCTGCGATTTTTAGATCACCCCGCTCATTTTTCTCTGCTATTCGGCATCAGGTGAGGCGGGGTAGAGTGGTGCCATTCCTTCTTTACCGAGCCCTTGCCCGCCATGACTGCCCTCCCTGTCCGCCCCCCTCTCTTGCTCATCCACGGTGCCTGGCAAGGTTCCTGGGTGTGGGAGGCGTTCCAGCCCCTGCTGGCCGATCTGGGCTGGGACAGCCACGCCGTGGATTTGCCCGGTAACGGCTGCGATGACACGCCCCCGGAGGCGGTGAATCTGGCGGCCTATGTGGATCACTGCGCCGCCTGGGTGGATCAGCAGCCCGGACCGGTGGTGGTGGTGGGCCACAGCGGCGGCGCCGTTGTCGCCTCCC
This sequence is a window from Azospira inquinata. Protein-coding genes within it:
- a CDS encoding AraC family transcriptional regulator, whose protein sequence is MNVEKAENYAKRFNRVLDYIEQHVAEPLSLEQLCQVAHFSKFHFHRQFADYLGIPVARYILLLRLKQASYRLVFEPRSKVIDVALDAGFENPESFARAFRHVFGTSPSGFRKKPDWEAWHGAFRFRLPKRNQPVSVEIVDFPATRIGVKEHWGPVAQLNYAVGQFIEWRKTSGLSPKESCRTFGIAYENPETVEPARFHFEVGGEVHGAIPPNPQGVVGKLIPGGRCAKVRHFGSHDRIGDSIYPLYRDWLPGSGAELRDFPLFFHYLNLIPETPEGELITDIYLPLV